Proteins co-encoded in one Octopus bimaculoides isolate UCB-OBI-ISO-001 chromosome 7, ASM119413v2, whole genome shotgun sequence genomic window:
- the LOC106871569 gene encoding zinc finger protein 271, which produces MEKLNERLDDNRRETGKTEVSPHHTEKVYKCDICGKCFKIRRCFIQHKLLHKQPKHVCDICGKKFSTNQCLSKHKRIHTGEKPYHCDICEKKFSENCILLKHKRIHTGEKPFHCDICGKTFAENSNVLIHKRMHTGEKPYQCNVCNKAFSVKSNLSKHKRTHTGEKPYRCDVCDKTFSANDTLFNHKRIHTGEKPYHCDVCGKTFSENRSLSTHKRIHTGEKPYHCDICGKAFSNSSSLSTHKRIHTGEKPYHCDVCGKTFSKSSNISIHIRIHTGEKPYRCDICRKTFSENSTLSKHRRIHTGERPYHCDICDSTFNNNSSLSTHRKFHTGEKPYHCDICGKTFSVSSSLSKHKRTHTGEKPYHCDICGKTFSESSSLAKHKRTHTGEKPYLCDICGKSFSDSSSFSRHKRNHSGKILPL; this is translated from the coding sequence ATGGAGAAGCTAAATGAACGACTGGATGATAATAGAAGAGAGACTGGCAAGACTGAGGTCTCTCCTCATCACACAGAGAAAGTGTACAAGTGTGACATATGTGGGAAGTGTTTTAAAATCAGAAGATGttttatacaacataaattaCTCCATAAACAACCTAAACACgtgtgtgatatatgtgggaAAAAGTTCTCTACTAATCAATGTTtatctaaacacaaacgtattcacacaggagagaagccatatcattgtgacattTGTGAGAAAAAATTCTCTGAAAATTGTATTTTGTTgaaacataaacgtattcacactggagaaaagccatttcattgtgatatttgtgggaaaacatttgctgaaaatagcaatgTATTGATTCATAAACGAATGCATACAggcgagaaaccatatcagtgtaatGTTTGTAACAAAGCATTTTCAGTGAAAAGTAATTTATCAAaacataaacgtactcatacaggcgAGAAACCCTATCGTTGTGATGTCTGTGATAAAACCTTCTCTGCTAATGACACTTTATTCaaccacaaacgtattcatacgggagaaaaaccatatcattgtgatgtctgtgggaaaacattttctgaaaatagatCTTTGTCTACTCACAAGCGTATTCACACcggagaaaaaccataccattgtgatatttgtggtaaagcattctccAACAGTAGTTCTTTATcgactcacaaacgtattcacacaggagaaaaaccttaccattgtgatgtgtgtggtaaaacattctctaaaAGCAGTAACATATCCATTCATATtcgcattcacacaggagagaaaccatatcgttgTGACATTTGTCGCAAGACATTCTCTGAAAATAGTACTTTATCTAAGCATAgacgtatccatacaggagaaaggccataccattgtgatatctgtgatagcacattcaataataatagttCATTATCTACACACCGGAAatttcacacaggagaaaaaccatatcattgtgatatctgtggcaagaCATTCTCTGTTAGCAGTTCTTTATcgaaacacaaacgtacacacactggagaaaaaccttaccattgtgacatttgtggtaagaCATTCTCTGAAAGTAGTTCTTTAGccaaacacaaacgtacacacactggagaaaagccatacctttgtgatatttgtggtaaatctttctctgataGTAGCTCTTTTTCTAGACATAAACGCAATCATTCAGGAAAAATCTTACCATTGTGa
- the LOC128248314 gene encoding zinc finger protein 62-like, with amino-acid sequence MEDVKNLDTSNTVVFININPTTWTNSGEEPLPREVFTKQRSEHSSNSEYRCEICKKIFTSESEVLRHKEIHNREKPYHCDICGKSFLYNCNLISHKRIHTGEKPFHCEVCGKSFVQNSNLTIHKRIHTGEKPYSCDVCGKSFVNNSDLNRHKKIHTGEKPCHCEICGKSFITNTKLTTHIRIHTGEKRFHCDTCGKFFTQNSNLVIHKRRHTGEKPFHCDICGKAYITNGLLKTHKIVHTGENPFHCDVCGKSFSVNSSLVVHKRIHTGEKPYRCEICGKSFISNSKLTIHIRSHTGEQPYSCEICGESFVSNSKLTIHIRSHTGEQPYCCEICGKSFVNNCDLNRHRRIHTGEKPFHCETCGKSFIDNSHLVVHKRIHTGEKPHHCEICGKSFVSNSYLTSHKRIHTGEKPFHCEICGKSFITNGLLKAHRVIHTGEKPFHCEICGKSFITNGLLQTHKRIHTGEKPFHCEICGKSFITNGHLTTHKRTHTGEKPFYCEICGQSFITNSLLKTHKIRHSGEKPFHCDICGKSFIANGLLSIHKRIHTGEKPFQCEICGKSFVNNANLVIHIRTHTGEKPFHCELCGKSFVCNDYLKRHRRIHSGGKSSNCET; translated from the coding sequence ATGGAGGACGTTAAAAACTTGGACACCTCAAATAcagttgtttttattaatataaatccAACGACATGGACAAACAGTGGCGAGGAACCGTTACCTCGTGAAGTGTTTACTAAACAAAGATCTGAACACAGCAGCAATTCTGAATATCGCTGTGAGATTTGTAAGAAAATATTCACTTCAGAAAGCGAAGTTTTGAggcacaaagaaatacacaataGGGAAAAGCCttaccactgtgatatttgtgggaaatcttttctctataattgtaatttaataagtcataaaagaatccacactggagagaaaccattccattGTGAAGTGTGTGGTAAGTCTTTTGTTCAGAATAGTAATTTAACAATTCACAAACGGATACACACGGGAGAGAAACCGTATTCTTGTGATGTCTGTGGAAAGTCTTTCGTTAATAATAGTGATTTAAATCGgcacaaaaaaatacacaccGGAGAGAAGCCCTGTCATTGTGAGATCTGTGGAAAATCGTTTATCACCAACACTAAATTAACAACACACATAAGAATACACACGGGAGAGAAACGGTTCCATTGCGACACATGTGGCAAATTCTTCACACAGAATTCGAATCTTGTTATTCACAAACGTagacacactggagaaaaaccttttcactgtgatatctgtgggaaagcATATATCACGAATGGTCtattaaaaacacataaaattGTACACACTGGAGAAAATCCATTTCATTGCGATGtctgtgggaaatcattttcTGTTAATTCTAGTCTTGTCGTTCATAAAAGgatacatactggagaaaaaccgtaTCGTTGTGAGATTTGTGGCAAATCTTTCATCTCTAATTCTAAGCTGACAATCCACATACGTAGCCATACTGGAGAACAGCCATAtagttgtgaaatatgtggggaaTCTTTTGTGTCGAATTCCAAACTTACAATCCACATTCGTAGTCACACAGGGGAACAACCATAttgctgtgaaatctgtggtaaatcttttgtAAATAATTGTGATTTAAACAGACATAGGAgaatccatacaggagagaagccattccaCTGCGAAACCTGTGGTAAATCCTTTATTGATAATTCTCACCTTGTAGTTCATAAAAGAATCCACACTGGTGAAAAACCACATCATtgcgaaatatgtgggaaatcttttgtgTCAAATAGTTATTTAACAAGTCACAAGCgaatccatacaggagagaaaccattccattgtgaaatctgtggcaAATCTTTCATCACCAACGGTCTTTTGAAAGCACACAGAGTaattcacactggagagaaacctttcCACTGTGAAATCTGCGGCAAGTCCTTTATTACAAATGGTCTTCTACAAActcacaaaagaatacacacgggagagaaaccattccactgtgaaatctgtggcaaATCTTTTATCACTAATGGCCACTTAACGACACACAAAAGGACACACACAGGTGAAAAACCTTtctattgtgaaatatgtggccAGTCGTTTATTACTAATAGTCtgttaaaaacacacaaaataagacattctggagagaagccattccattgtgatatttgtggcaaatctTTTATTGCTAATGGTCTTTTATCAATCCATAAAAGGatccatactggagaaaaaccatttcaatgtgaaatatgtggaaaatcttttgtTAATAATGCAAATCTTGTAATCCACATACGaactcacactggagagaaaccgttCCACTGTGAACTGtgtgggaaatcttttgtttGTAATGATTATTTGAAGAGACATAGGCGTATACATAGTGGAGGGAAGAGTTCTAACTGTGAAACTTGA